A section of the Sphingomonas ginsenosidivorax genome encodes:
- a CDS encoding alpha-ketoacid dehydrogenase subunit beta yields MSETVKQHAFQAINSALHQAMADDPKVLVFGEDIADREGGGVTGATIGLSTKFGDQRVKSTPISEQAIIGAAIGAALAGYKPVAEIMLMNFTTVCMDMIFNHAAKLRFMSGGQSTVPITIRTLTGAGWQTAGQHADHLEGWFAHAAGIKVVAPSNPADYGGLLLSCIQDPDPCIIIESAGTLFIPGDVDTVQTPIPLGVANVVQEGTDVTIVSWSSMVVRSQMAVAALAEKGISAELVDLRTVSPWDREAVLASVAKTGRCAVVHEALRSFGPGAEIAATISEELFGKLKAPVRRLGAPECPVPFAKVLEDAFLVSVDQIVAAVEDVAAQG; encoded by the coding sequence GTGAGCGAGACCGTCAAGCAGCACGCCTTCCAGGCGATCAATTCCGCGCTCCACCAAGCGATGGCCGACGATCCCAAGGTCCTCGTGTTCGGCGAGGATATCGCCGACCGCGAAGGCGGCGGGGTGACCGGCGCGACGATCGGGCTGTCGACCAAGTTCGGGGATCAGCGGGTCAAGTCGACCCCGATCAGCGAGCAGGCGATCATCGGTGCGGCGATCGGTGCGGCGCTCGCCGGGTACAAGCCCGTCGCCGAGATCATGCTGATGAACTTCACCACCGTGTGCATGGACATGATCTTCAACCACGCCGCCAAGCTGCGCTTCATGTCGGGCGGGCAGAGCACGGTGCCGATCACGATCCGCACGCTGACCGGTGCCGGCTGGCAGACCGCGGGCCAGCATGCCGACCATCTCGAGGGCTGGTTCGCGCATGCCGCGGGAATCAAGGTCGTCGCCCCTTCCAATCCGGCGGACTATGGCGGGCTGTTGCTGTCGTGCATCCAGGATCCCGATCCGTGCATCATCATCGAATCCGCTGGCACGCTGTTCATTCCCGGCGACGTCGACACCGTGCAGACGCCGATCCCGCTGGGCGTCGCGAACGTCGTGCAGGAGGGCACCGACGTGACCATCGTCTCATGGTCGTCGATGGTGGTGCGCAGCCAGATGGCGGTCGCCGCCCTCGCCGAAAAGGGCATCTCCGCCGAGCTCGTCGACCTGCGGACGGTATCGCCGTGGGACCGCGAGGCAGTGCTCGCATCGGTCGCCAAGACCGGTCGCTGCGCGGTCGTGCACGAGGCGTTGCGCAGCTTTGGCCCCGGCGCGGAGATCGCGGCGACAATCAGCGAGGAACTGTTCGGCAAGCTGAAGGCGCCGGTGCGGCGGCTGGGGGCGCCGGAATGCCCCGTACCGTTCGCCAAGGTGCTCGAGGATGCGTTCCTGGTGTCGGTCGACCAGATCGTGGCCGCAGTCGAGGACGTCGCGGCGCAGGGGTGA
- a CDS encoding PaaI family thioesterase — MSGDAVTPDALAAQGWTLLTGTHFNEAAGPYWLRPCTGGHDVGLLSEARHGNGHVGTVHGGVLMTFADIALGIGVVDAAGTRNCVTLHLQLQFTATARIGSFLSCRAELVRRTSQIVFMRGLIVAGDRVVASADGMWKLVDADKLAALKRG; from the coding sequence GTGAGCGGGGATGCCGTGACGCCCGACGCGCTGGCCGCGCAGGGCTGGACGCTGCTGACCGGCACGCATTTCAACGAGGCGGCGGGGCCATATTGGCTACGACCGTGCACCGGGGGGCACGACGTCGGACTGCTGAGCGAGGCGCGGCACGGCAACGGCCATGTCGGCACGGTGCATGGCGGTGTCCTGATGACCTTCGCCGATATTGCGCTCGGTATCGGCGTGGTCGACGCCGCGGGCACGCGAAACTGCGTGACGCTGCACCTGCAGCTCCAATTCACCGCGACGGCGCGGATCGGAAGTTTCCTGTCCTGCCGCGCGGAACTCGTCCGCCGCACCTCGCAGATCGTGTTCATGCGCGGGCTGATCGTGGCGGGCGACCGTGTCGTGGCATCAGCCGACGGGATGTGGAAACTGGTCGATGCGGACAAGCTCGCCGCGCTCAAGCGCGGTTGA
- a CDS encoding SDR family NAD(P)-dependent oxidoreductase has protein sequence MDLSLGGRRALVTGSSSGIGEGIARMLAAEGARVVVHGRNRDRAEGVAAAIGAAGVAIGDLSSDAGAVAVHDAAREALGGAIDILVNNAGGSSTGNTSKAPIDIPVADWVSNYHANMLPAVRLCRLAVPDMVAAGWGRVINVSSAVAVQPNNLGADYSGAKAALNNFTVSLAGSLKGVGVTANIVSPGIIMVDGLLRFGRRKFGDATLSIEQVTQRLAAEKVFDLPPAGRLGTPEDLAAVVCLLASPLSGFVTGANYRVDGGQVRSLN, from the coding sequence ATGGATCTGAGTCTCGGGGGGCGTCGCGCGCTCGTGACCGGCAGCAGCAGCGGGATCGGCGAGGGGATCGCGCGGATGCTCGCGGCCGAGGGCGCGCGGGTCGTGGTGCATGGGCGTAACCGTGACCGCGCGGAAGGTGTCGCCGCCGCGATCGGCGCGGCAGGCGTGGCGATTGGCGACCTGTCGAGCGATGCCGGGGCAGTCGCGGTGCACGACGCGGCACGGGAAGCGCTCGGTGGCGCGATCGACATCCTCGTCAACAATGCCGGCGGCAGTTCGACCGGCAACACGTCCAAGGCACCGATCGACATTCCGGTCGCCGACTGGGTGTCGAACTATCACGCCAACATGCTGCCCGCGGTACGGCTCTGCCGGCTGGCGGTGCCCGACATGGTCGCTGCGGGGTGGGGCCGGGTAATCAACGTGTCCAGCGCGGTCGCGGTCCAGCCCAACAACCTCGGCGCGGATTATTCCGGGGCGAAGGCGGCCCTCAACAATTTCACCGTCAGCCTGGCGGGATCGCTCAAGGGGGTCGGCGTGACGGCGAACATCGTCTCGCCGGGGATCATCATGGTCGACGGACTGCTCCGCTTCGGGCGCCGCAAGTTCGGTGACGCAACGCTGTCGATCGAACAGGTGACGCAGCGGCTGGCGGCGGAAAAGGTGTTCGACCTGCCCCCGGCGGGGCGGCTCGGCACGCCGGAGGATCTGGCCGCGGTGGTGTGCCTGCTCGCCAGCCCGCTGTCCGGTTTCGTCACCGGCGCGAACTACCGTGTCGATGGCGGGCAGGTGCGCTCGCTCAACTGA
- a CDS encoding FAD-dependent oxidoreductase, with protein MAFDETVDWVVIGSGAGSMTSALVMRTAGKSVLILEKSAFIGGTTAKSGGVIWVPNNRFMKADGEQDSVEAGITYLDAACEDLPGSGHDKRLAYVNQAYRMIDFLVDSGVELERGSAFWPDYYDELPGGCKTSRTVVAKPFDKKELGKWAKRLRKGFLEVPVKLDDGMKLAYERLDPAVAKAKRRLILKTIWSRLTGKQFVTAGAALQGRMLKASLAAGVELRTATAVSELVAENGAVTGVVAGGRRIGARLGVLVNAGGFAQNQAMRDTHMPGTQASWSLANEGDMGELHTEMARVGGVLAQMDQMVGYQTTLSPGWERAYITPPAQSLTGKPHAILVDQSGVRYMNEGGSYELFCQTMIERNRTVPAVPSWAILDRTYVERYQVAQTFIDKAVPKGWVEAGYLHMADTIEQLATSIGTDPATLSATVDRWNGFVAQGRDEDFHRGERAYDTWLGDPYHGPVAALGAIERGPFYAVPVVPGDVSTYGGAVTDVYGRVTDATGTPILGLYATGVSSASVMGGVYPGAGSSIGPSMTFGYVAAKHAAGLDNQV; from the coding sequence ATGGCATTCGACGAGACGGTCGACTGGGTGGTGATCGGCAGCGGTGCAGGGTCGATGACGTCCGCGCTGGTGATGCGGACGGCTGGCAAGTCGGTCCTGATCCTGGAGAAATCGGCGTTCATCGGTGGCACGACGGCCAAGTCGGGCGGCGTGATCTGGGTGCCCAACAACCGGTTCATGAAGGCCGACGGCGAGCAGGACAGCGTCGAGGCGGGCATCACCTATCTCGACGCGGCGTGCGAGGATCTGCCGGGGTCGGGGCACGACAAGCGGCTCGCCTATGTCAACCAGGCGTACCGCATGATCGATTTCCTGGTCGATTCCGGCGTCGAGCTCGAGCGGGGTTCGGCATTCTGGCCCGATTATTACGACGAGCTCCCCGGCGGCTGCAAGACGAGCCGCACCGTCGTCGCCAAGCCGTTCGACAAGAAGGAACTGGGCAAGTGGGCGAAGAGGCTCCGCAAGGGGTTCCTCGAAGTGCCGGTGAAGCTCGATGACGGGATGAAGCTCGCCTATGAACGTCTCGATCCGGCCGTCGCGAAGGCGAAGCGGCGGCTGATCCTGAAGACGATCTGGTCGCGGCTGACCGGCAAGCAGTTCGTGACGGCGGGCGCCGCATTGCAGGGCCGGATGCTCAAGGCGTCACTCGCCGCGGGGGTCGAGCTGCGTACCGCAACGGCGGTGTCGGAACTGGTCGCCGAGAACGGGGCGGTGACCGGCGTCGTTGCCGGCGGCCGGCGGATCGGGGCGCGGCTGGGCGTGCTCGTCAACGCTGGCGGGTTCGCGCAGAACCAGGCGATGCGCGACACCCACATGCCGGGAACGCAGGCGTCGTGGTCGCTCGCCAATGAAGGCGACATGGGCGAACTGCACACAGAAATGGCGCGGGTGGGCGGCGTGCTGGCCCAGATGGACCAGATGGTCGGATACCAGACGACGCTCTCGCCGGGCTGGGAACGCGCGTACATCACGCCGCCGGCGCAAAGCCTGACCGGCAAGCCGCACGCCATCCTCGTCGACCAGTCGGGCGTGCGCTACATGAACGAGGGCGGTTCCTACGAATTGTTCTGCCAGACGATGATCGAGCGCAACCGCACGGTGCCCGCGGTGCCCAGCTGGGCGATCCTCGACCGGACCTATGTCGAGCGGTACCAGGTCGCGCAGACGTTCATCGACAAGGCGGTGCCGAAGGGGTGGGTCGAGGCAGGGTATCTGCACATGGCGGATACGATCGAGCAGCTGGCGACGAGCATCGGCACCGATCCCGCGACGCTGAGCGCGACGGTCGATCGCTGGAACGGCTTCGTCGCGCAGGGGCGGGACGAGGATTTTCATCGCGGCGAACGGGCGTACGACACCTGGCTGGGCGATCCCTATCACGGGCCGGTCGCGGCACTCGGGGCGATCGAGCGCGGCCCGTTCTACGCGGTCCCGGTGGTGCCGGGCGACGTCAGTACCTATGGCGGCGCGGTCACGGACGTGTACGGCCGCGTGACGGACGCGACGGGAACCCCGATCCTCGGACTCTATGCGACGGGCGTGTCGAGCGCGTCGGTCATGGGCGGCGTCTATCCGGGCGCCGGATCGAGCATCGGGCCGTCGATGACGTTCGGCTATGTCGCCGCGAAGCACGCTGCGGGGCTGGACAACCAGGTGTGA
- a CDS encoding thiamine pyrophosphate-dependent dehydrogenase E1 component subunit alpha translates to MADHSNAPAPSTETLVDIYRRMIRIERNDDTIRTAIRRGKLVMPYYSARGQEVIPSAISTLLTDDDTICTIYRGIHDMVAKGMPLRPLWAEIAGRVDGTCKGKGGPMHLTHPETGVMVTTGIVGSSMPIANGLAWAAQLDGSKRVSIAYFGDGASNIGAFHESLNLASLWKLPVVFVCQNNGFAEHTRYENGTSVDFIAKRAAGYGMPGYTVDGNDPWAMYAAAHEAITRAREGAGPTLLECKTFRFLGHVLGDDDKYMTKEEKDAAVAVDPLPRFRARLIADGHATEDQLTAMQAKIQAEVDDAMAFGLASEFPSVEELRRDVFEQEIAA, encoded by the coding sequence ATGGCAGACCATAGCAACGCGCCAGCCCCCAGTACGGAAACGCTGGTCGACATCTATCGCCGGATGATCCGGATCGAGCGCAACGACGACACGATCCGCACGGCGATCCGGCGGGGCAAGCTGGTCATGCCCTATTACTCGGCGCGCGGGCAGGAAGTGATCCCGTCGGCGATCTCGACGCTGCTGACCGACGACGACACGATCTGCACGATCTATCGCGGGATCCACGACATGGTCGCCAAGGGCATGCCGCTGCGGCCTTTATGGGCCGAAATCGCGGGGCGCGTCGACGGCACCTGCAAGGGCAAGGGCGGGCCGATGCACCTGACTCACCCGGAGACCGGCGTGATGGTGACGACGGGGATCGTCGGCTCGTCGATGCCGATCGCCAACGGCCTTGCCTGGGCGGCGCAGCTGGACGGCAGCAAGCGCGTCAGCATCGCCTATTTCGGCGACGGCGCGTCGAACATCGGCGCGTTCCATGAATCGCTCAATCTCGCCAGCCTGTGGAAGCTGCCCGTAGTGTTCGTCTGCCAGAACAACGGTTTTGCCGAGCATACCCGCTACGAGAACGGCACCTCGGTCGACTTCATCGCCAAGCGTGCGGCCGGCTATGGCATGCCGGGCTATACCGTCGACGGCAACGACCCGTGGGCGATGTACGCGGCGGCGCACGAGGCGATCACCCGCGCGCGCGAGGGCGCGGGGCCGACGCTGCTCGAATGCAAGACCTTCCGGTTCCTAGGGCACGTCCTGGGCGACGACGACAAGTACATGACCAAGGAAGAGAAGGACGCGGCGGTCGCGGTCGATCCGCTGCCGCGGTTCCGCGCGCGCCTGATCGCGGACGGCCATGCGACCGAGGACCAGCTGACGGCGATGCAGGCCAAGATCCAGGCCGAGGTCGATGACGCGATGGCATTCGGGCTCGCCAGTGAGTTCCCGTCCGTGGAGGAATTGCGGCGCGACGTGTTCGAGCAGGAGATCGCGGCGTGA
- a CDS encoding carboxymuconolactone decarboxylase family protein: MTDIIPRIPRLPREQWTDDAREVFAFWGEPNAWEEGSKTNVVSVMGTHPELGKVYNLWGKYFLMHSTLTTRQLEIVILRVAVRAQSAYEWHNHVGYGMNAGLTLEDIAAIRDFPAGGDWTEEEAAMMTAVDELIADNRIGDATWATLSKTLDVRQLMDLTFTIGHYVMTSWSLATFGVEIEGGADAIGFDLRTRSGRIPGKTYKPGEHEEWIETRGY; the protein is encoded by the coding sequence CCGCGCCTGCCGCGCGAGCAATGGACCGACGATGCGCGCGAGGTCTTCGCCTTCTGGGGCGAGCCCAACGCGTGGGAGGAGGGCTCGAAGACCAACGTCGTCAGCGTGATGGGCACGCACCCCGAACTGGGCAAGGTCTACAACCTCTGGGGCAAGTATTTCCTGATGCACAGCACGCTGACGACGCGTCAGCTCGAGATAGTCATCCTGCGTGTCGCCGTGCGTGCGCAGTCGGCCTATGAATGGCACAACCATGTCGGCTACGGCATGAACGCCGGACTGACGCTCGAGGATATCGCGGCGATCCGCGATTTTCCCGCCGGCGGCGACTGGACGGAAGAGGAAGCGGCGATGATGACCGCGGTCGACGAGCTGATCGCCGACAACCGTATCGGCGACGCGACCTGGGCGACGCTCAGCAAGACGCTCGACGTGCGGCAGCTGATGGATCTGACCTTCACGATCGGTCACTATGTCATGACGAGCTGGTCGCTGGCCACGTTCGGGGTCGAGATCGAGGGCGGGGCGGACGCGATCGGGTTCGACCTGCGCACCCGATCGGGCCGCATTCCGGGCAAGACCTACAAGCCCGGCGAACACGAAGAGTGGATCGAGACCCGGGGCTACTGA
- a CDS encoding enoyl-CoA hydratase/isomerase family protein, whose translation MDLPTYKTILLSRRGRLLVVTLNRPEALNAVNLDLHDELPEALAFAATDAGSDVVLLTGAGKAFSAGGDIAHMEHNAANPHLFDHEARQAKRIVFALLDIEKPVVCRMNGHAIGLGASIALLCDVIFAVEGAKIGDPHVGIGLVAGDGGALIWAQRIGLTRAKEYLLGGELLSARRAAEIGLVNHCVPMNDLDATVDAFCDRLLAGATQAIRWTKVLTNIELKRIAATVMEAGIAYESLSVRSADHREGIAALKAKRTPVFTGR comes from the coding sequence ATGGACCTGCCGACCTACAAGACCATCCTGTTGAGCCGTCGCGGGCGGCTCCTGGTCGTCACGCTGAACCGGCCCGAAGCGCTGAACGCGGTCAATCTGGACCTGCACGACGAACTGCCCGAAGCCCTGGCCTTCGCCGCGACGGACGCCGGCTCGGACGTCGTCCTGCTCACCGGCGCGGGCAAGGCGTTCTCGGCCGGCGGCGACATCGCGCACATGGAGCACAATGCAGCGAACCCGCACCTGTTCGATCATGAAGCGCGCCAGGCCAAGCGCATCGTCTTCGCGCTGCTCGATATCGAAAAGCCCGTGGTGTGCCGGATGAACGGGCATGCGATCGGGCTCGGCGCCAGCATCGCGCTGCTGTGCGACGTCATCTTCGCGGTTGAGGGCGCCAAGATCGGCGATCCCCATGTCGGGATCGGGCTGGTCGCGGGCGACGGCGGCGCGTTGATCTGGGCACAGCGCATCGGGCTCACGCGCGCGAAGGAGTATCTGCTGGGCGGCGAGTTGCTGAGCGCACGACGAGCCGCGGAGATCGGGCTGGTCAATCACTGCGTCCCGATGAACGACCTCGACGCGACGGTCGATGCATTTTGCGACCGGCTGCTAGCCGGCGCGACCCAGGCGATCCGCTGGACCAAGGTCCTCACAAACATCGAGCTCAAGCGCATCGCCGCGACCGTCATGGAGGCAGGCATTGCCTATGAGTCGCTCAGCGTGCGCAGTGCCGATCACCGCGAGGGCATCGCCGCGTTGAAGGCAAAGCGGACGCCCGTGTTCACCGGGCGTTGA
- a CDS encoding Gfo/Idh/MocA family protein produces MTLRVGIISAAWGAFAHLPAWRAIPGVEVTAICTSREETARAAADRLGIARPFHDFRAMCADPDLDIIDCGTRPVLRREMVLAALANGKHVYNASPHAPDWAAAKEIDRAWRASGRVGIVDAFAQWLPAHRQMKALIEDGYLGRPLGGTCRFNISLFNQPSKRFPYNWFAQGGQGVTAVRNNGSHLVYVLLDLFGPVTALVADDTQILHEWVFDDGDRIVPETTDYANVILKFASGLTLPMQISWSMALHDGWAIDVFGERGRLAATSPTFPTARDCILRGGQLGGGMEPIALPDAFRHGPGIALDWDSEPQPSFPMALSMQAMVVAIHGGLAASPNFARALEIERLQEAIRLSSDERRWISLADIV; encoded by the coding sequence ATGACCCTACGCGTCGGGATCATCAGCGCGGCATGGGGAGCGTTCGCGCACCTGCCAGCCTGGCGCGCAATCCCGGGCGTCGAGGTGACCGCGATCTGCACGTCGCGCGAGGAGACGGCGCGCGCCGCGGCCGACCGGTTGGGGATCGCGCGACCGTTCCACGACTTTCGGGCGATGTGCGCCGATCCCGATCTCGACATCATCGATTGCGGGACTCGGCCCGTACTGCGGCGCGAGATGGTGCTGGCGGCGCTGGCGAACGGCAAGCACGTCTACAACGCCAGCCCCCACGCGCCCGACTGGGCCGCGGCGAAGGAGATCGACCGGGCATGGCGGGCCAGCGGGCGGGTCGGCATCGTCGACGCCTTTGCGCAGTGGTTGCCCGCGCACCGCCAGATGAAAGCGCTGATCGAGGACGGATATCTCGGCCGGCCTCTGGGCGGTACGTGCCGGTTCAACATCTCGCTGTTCAACCAGCCGTCGAAGCGCTTTCCGTACAATTGGTTCGCGCAGGGCGGCCAGGGTGTAACGGCCGTACGCAACAATGGCAGCCACCTCGTGTACGTCCTGCTCGACCTGTTCGGACCGGTGACCGCGCTGGTAGCCGACGATACGCAGATCCTGCACGAATGGGTGTTCGACGACGGCGACAGAATCGTGCCCGAGACGACGGACTACGCCAACGTGATCCTGAAGTTCGCCAGCGGGCTGACCCTGCCGATGCAGATCAGCTGGAGCATGGCGCTCCACGACGGGTGGGCGATCGACGTATTCGGCGAGCGCGGGCGACTGGCCGCGACATCGCCGACCTTTCCCACCGCGCGGGACTGCATCCTGCGGGGTGGGCAGCTGGGCGGTGGCATGGAGCCGATCGCGCTGCCCGACGCGTTCCGGCATGGTCCCGGTATTGCGCTCGACTGGGACAGCGAGCCGCAGCCGAGTTTCCCGATGGCGCTGTCGATGCAGGCGATGGTTGTTGCCATCCACGGCGGTCTTGCCGCATCCCCCAATTTCGCGCGCGCGCTGGAGATCGAGCGGTTGCAGGAGGCCATCCGGCTGTCGAGCGACGAGCGGCGCTGGATCAGCCTTGCCGATATCGTCTGA
- a CDS encoding alpha/beta hydrolase, producing the protein MTEPFVRPDVRAFLDTMAANPRPALTADVLAAIRGMTITPEMTGDLPVGDLGEIRDVTMPGPGGDIALRLFDPRSDRTAGPVVIFYHGGGYAVGSIGSHAGLAAEIARQLDLPVVSVEYRLAPENPWPAAPDDGEAAARWIAQNGAAFGRDFTGLVLCGDSAGGNLAIVTALALRDAPAALPVLLQLAIYPAVDHSREYPSRRAFAEGYGLDSKDTTLFDQHYAADKRHPRNSPLLVDQTGMPPTLVVTASLDPLRDEGRAYAAATTLAGVPTVFHEAVGTIHGFACYRRAIPSAQADLAACLGLARAMLNAR; encoded by the coding sequence GTGACCGAACCCTTCGTCCGTCCCGATGTGCGCGCCTTCCTCGACACGATGGCCGCGAACCCGCGCCCCGCGCTCACCGCGGACGTTCTGGCGGCGATCCGCGGCATGACGATCACGCCCGAGATGACGGGCGACCTGCCGGTCGGCGATCTCGGCGAAATCCGTGACGTGACGATGCCGGGGCCGGGCGGCGACATCGCGCTCCGGTTGTTCGATCCGCGCTCCGATCGCACCGCAGGCCCGGTCGTCATCTTCTACCATGGCGGCGGCTACGCAGTGGGCAGCATCGGCTCGCATGCCGGTCTCGCGGCGGAGATCGCGCGACAGCTGGACCTGCCGGTGGTGTCGGTCGAGTATCGCCTGGCGCCCGAAAATCCCTGGCCGGCCGCACCCGACGACGGCGAGGCGGCGGCGCGCTGGATCGCGCAGAACGGCGCAGCGTTCGGGCGCGACTTTACCGGGCTGGTGCTGTGCGGTGACAGCGCGGGCGGAAACCTCGCGATCGTCACGGCGCTGGCGCTGCGCGATGCGCCGGCTGCGCTACCGGTGCTGCTCCAGTTGGCGATCTATCCAGCGGTCGATCACAGCCGGGAATATCCGTCGCGGCGCGCATTTGCTGAGGGGTACGGGCTGGACTCGAAGGACACTACGCTGTTTGACCAGCATTATGCCGCCGACAAGCGGCACCCCCGCAACTCGCCGCTGCTGGTTGATCAGACGGGGATGCCACCGACGCTTGTCGTTACCGCCAGTCTCGACCCGTTGCGTGACGAGGGACGGGCCTATGCCGCCGCGACGACGCTTGCCGGCGTTCCGACCGTTTTCCACGAGGCCGTGGGGACGATCCACGGCTTTGCCTGTTACCGGCGCGCGATCCCGTCGGCGCAGGCGGATCTCGCCGCATGCCTCGGACTGGCGCGGGCGATGCTCAACGCCCGGTGA
- a CDS encoding biotin/lipoyl-containing protein has product MATDILLPKLGFSMTEAQIAEWLVEDGSHVNEGDPLYSLEADKSTNEVEAPATGTLTILADPGETYEVGTVLGRIE; this is encoded by the coding sequence ATGGCGACCGACATCCTGCTGCCCAAGCTCGGCTTCTCGATGACCGAAGCGCAGATCGCGGAATGGCTGGTCGAGGACGGATCGCACGTCAACGAAGGGGATCCGCTCTATTCGCTCGAAGCGGACAAATCGACCAACGAGGTCGAGGCACCGGCGACCGGCACGCTGACGATCCTCGCCGATCCGGGTGAAACCTACGAAGTCGGCACCGTACTCGGCCGGATCGAGTGA